A stretch of Ursus arctos isolate Adak ecotype North America unplaced genomic scaffold, UrsArc2.0 scaffold_4, whole genome shotgun sequence DNA encodes these proteins:
- the LOC125281505 gene encoding olfactory receptor 5K1-like, whose protein sequence is MTMGNYSLTTEFILIGFTDHPELKSLLFVVFLTIYVITMVGNLGLVALIFTERRLHTPMYVFLGNLALMDSCCSCAITPKMLENFFSKDRSISVYECMAQFYFLCLAETADCFLLAAMAYDRYVAICSPLQYHTMMSKKLCIQMTTGAYIAGNLHAMMHIGFLFRLTFCGSNQINHFFCDVLPLYRLSCVDPYINELMIFIFAGSVQVFTIIIVIVSYLCILLMIFKMKSKEGRGKALSTCASHFLSVSIFYGSLLFVYVRPHSGKEDGKDLPVAVFYTLVIPLLNPLIYSLRNKEVTNAMKKNIKKIL, encoded by the coding sequence ATGACTATGGGTAACTACTCCTTGACAACTGAATTTATCCTCATAGGATTTACGGATCACCCAGAGTTGAAGAGCCTTCTGTTTGTGGTGTTTCTTACTATCTATGTGATCACCATGGTGGGGAATCTTGGCCTGGTGGCACTGATTTTTACAGAGCGTCGTCTTCACACACCAATGTACGTCTTTCTGGGCAACCTggctttgatggattcctgttgtTCCTGTGCCATTACACCAAAGATGTTGGAGAACTTCTTTTCTAAGGACAGAAGCATTTCCGTTTATGAATGCATggcacaattttattttctctgccttgCTGAAACTGCAGACTGCTTTCTTTTGGCAGCAATGGCCtatgatcgctatgtggccataTGCAGCCCACTGCAGTACCACACCATGATGTCAAAGAAACTCTGCATTCAGATGACCACAGGGGCCTACATAGCTGGAAACCTGCATGCCATGATGCATATAGGGTTTCTCTTTAGGTTAACTTTCTGTGGGTCAAATCAAATTAATCACTTCTTTTGTGATGTTCTTCCATTATACAGACTCTCCTGTGTTGACCCTTATATCAATGAATTGATGATATTTATCTTTGCAGGTTCAGTTCAAGTCTTCACTATTATCATAGTCATAGTCTCTTATCTCTGCATCCTTTTGatgattttcaaaatgaaatccaaGGAGGGAAGAGGCAAAGCCTTATCTACTTGTGCatcccactttctctctgtctcaatatTCTATGGTTCTCTTCTCTTTGTGTACGTTCGACCACATTCAGGTAAAGAAGACGGTAAAGACTTACCTGTTGCTGTTTTTTATACTCTAGTAATCCCTTTATTAAACCCTTTAATTTATAGTCTAAGAAATAAGGAAGTAACTaatgctatgaaaaaaaatataaagaaaattttataa